One Maribacter dokdonensis DSW-8 genomic region harbors:
- the mutL gene encoding DNA mismatch repair endonuclease MutL, which produces MADIIRLLPDHVANQIAAGEVVQRPSSVVKELMENAIDAGATDIQLIIKDGGKTLIQVVDNGKGMSGTDARLSFERHATSKIQKAEDLFNLHTKGFRGEALASIAAIAHVEMLTKTEDDDIGTKIKIEGSKIVSQEVVVAPKGTSMLVKNLFFNIPARRNFLKSDQVEYRHITDEFHRISLAHPQVAFSFYNNGSDVFQLPANEFRKRIVHIFGRKTDEKLVPVEEETQVVKISGYILKPEFAKKSRGEQFFFANNRFIKSPYLHHAILGAFEGVIRPGTHPGYFLNLEVDPGTIDINIHPTKTEVKFDDEHTLYAMLKSTVKHSLGQFNVVPALDFEQDQNLDTPYSYKNKQVGIPQVVVDASFNPFETTVKTSKGNNSTGNYKKPKVEGWENLYAGLETKVESNVSHLEFESEVVNSSIFDDEKESIEPTTTTFQLRKKFIITTIKSGMVVINQSRAHQRVLYENFLKNITIKEAVSQQLLFPLTLSFSPGEMNILKEIKDNLCTVGFVFGDLDDEGVEIKGVPVLVAESEIQMIMEQLMSDFQQEVPGDSFSQSDMLAKTLAKTLSVKSGESLDEFSQVKLVNDLFACKETTLSPFNKKVYVTITENDIERKFI; this is translated from the coding sequence ATGGCCGATATTATTAGACTTTTACCAGACCATGTAGCAAACCAAATTGCTGCTGGTGAAGTGGTACAACGCCCATCATCAGTAGTTAAGGAGCTGATGGAAAATGCCATCGATGCCGGTGCAACCGATATTCAACTAATTATAAAAGATGGTGGTAAAACACTTATTCAAGTAGTTGATAATGGTAAGGGTATGAGTGGTACAGATGCCCGTTTGAGTTTTGAACGCCATGCAACGTCAAAAATTCAAAAAGCTGAAGATTTATTTAATTTGCATACCAAAGGCTTTAGGGGAGAGGCACTTGCATCTATTGCTGCTATTGCCCATGTAGAGATGTTGACCAAAACCGAAGATGATGATATTGGTACAAAAATTAAGATTGAAGGTAGTAAAATTGTTTCACAAGAAGTAGTAGTTGCTCCAAAAGGGACTTCTATGTTGGTGAAGAATTTATTTTTCAATATTCCGGCTAGAAGAAATTTTTTAAAATCTGACCAAGTCGAGTATAGACATATTACCGATGAATTTCATAGAATTTCATTGGCACACCCTCAGGTAGCATTTAGTTTTTATAATAACGGGAGTGATGTTTTTCAATTGCCGGCCAATGAATTCAGAAAGCGTATAGTTCATATTTTTGGTAGAAAGACCGACGAGAAACTGGTTCCGGTCGAAGAGGAAACTCAGGTAGTAAAAATATCAGGATATATTCTAAAACCGGAATTTGCTAAAAAGAGTAGAGGAGAGCAGTTTTTCTTTGCTAACAACAGATTTATAAAAAGTCCGTATTTACATCATGCAATTTTAGGTGCTTTTGAAGGAGTGATAAGACCAGGAACGCATCCTGGTTATTTTTTGAATTTAGAGGTGGATCCAGGTACAATCGATATTAATATACATCCTACAAAAACAGAAGTTAAATTTGATGATGAGCATACGTTGTACGCTATGTTGAAATCTACCGTTAAGCATAGTTTGGGGCAATTTAACGTTGTGCCAGCGCTTGATTTTGAACAAGACCAAAACTTAGATACTCCGTACTCTTATAAAAATAAGCAGGTTGGTATTCCGCAGGTAGTTGTAGATGCTTCTTTTAATCCATTTGAAACAACTGTTAAAACATCAAAAGGAAATAACAGTACAGGTAATTATAAAAAACCAAAAGTAGAAGGTTGGGAAAATTTATATGCGGGACTAGAAACCAAGGTAGAAAGTAATGTTAGTCATTTGGAATTTGAATCTGAGGTAGTGAATAGCAGTATCTTTGATGATGAAAAAGAATCTATTGAGCCGACTACTACTACGTTTCAATTGCGTAAAAAATTTATAATTACCACTATAAAATCTGGAATGGTAGTTATAAATCAGAGTAGGGCACATCAACGGGTGCTTTATGAAAACTTTTTAAAGAACATAACTATTAAAGAAGCCGTAAGTCAGCAATTACTTTTTCCGTTGACTTTATCATTTTCACCAGGTGAAATGAACATTTTAAAGGAAATTAAAGATAACCTTTGCACTGTTGGTTTTGTATTTGGTGATTTGGACGATGAGGGTGTTGAGATAAAAGGAGTTCCTGTTTTGGTCGCTGAGAGCGAAATACAAATGATTATGGAGCAGTTGATGTCAGATTTTCAACAAGAGGTGCCTGGAGATAGTTTTTCCCAAAGTGATATGTTGGCAAAGACATTGGCAAAAACCCTGTCTGTAAAATCAGGGGAATCATTAGACGAGTTTTCTCAAGTAAAGTTGGTCAACGATTTATTTGCTTGTAAAGAGACTACATTAAGCCCTTTTAACAAAAAAGTATACGTGACCATTACCGAGAATGATATTGAACGAAAATTTATATAG
- a CDS encoding riboflavin synthase subunit beta has protein sequence MRKNRRFEYNPRFYDDKGKGNPYKIEPKFDQFRSTLNTSRGLKRKINSAIEDAKRKGDRNLKMRMVIIIAVLVLIFLYIIDFDLSIFFSS, from the coding sequence TTGCGAAAGAATAGGCGGTTTGAGTATAACCCCAGATTTTATGATGATAAAGGAAAAGGGAATCCTTACAAAATTGAGCCTAAATTTGATCAATTTCGCAGTACACTGAATACATCTCGAGGTTTAAAGAGGAAAATCAACAGTGCCATAGAAGACGCTAAAAGAAAAGGTGATCGTAACCTTAAGATGAGAATGGTCATCATTATAGCTGTTTTGGTTTTGATTTTTCTTTATATAATTGATTTTGACCTCTCAATTTTCTTTTCTTCATAA
- the ribH gene encoding 6,7-dimethyl-8-ribityllumazine synthase, whose translation MATENKNLSAYDKATIPNANGLRFGIVVSEWNSEITEGLYNGAVDALLDCGAQRSDVIRWDVPGSFELTFGSKKMIQSHKVDAVIAIGSVIQGETKHFDFVCDATAQGIKDLNVITDVPVIFCVLTDNNMQQAIDRSGGKHGNKGTEAAIAAIKMAVLGN comes from the coding sequence ATGGCAACAGAAAATAAAAATTTATCGGCTTACGATAAGGCAACAATCCCAAACGCGAACGGACTTCGGTTTGGGATTGTTGTTTCAGAATGGAATTCAGAGATTACCGAAGGTCTGTATAATGGTGCTGTTGATGCATTGTTAGATTGTGGTGCCCAACGTTCTGATGTTATTCGATGGGATGTTCCCGGAAGTTTTGAACTTACTTTTGGTTCAAAAAAAATGATACAATCCCATAAAGTAGATGCTGTGATTGCCATTGGTAGTGTAATACAAGGTGAGACCAAGCATTTTGACTTTGTTTGCGATGCCACTGCGCAAGGCATTAAAGACCTGAACGTGATTACGGATGTGCCTGTTATTTTTTGTGTGTTGACCGATAATAACATGCAACAAGCTATTGATCGTAGTGGAGGTAAACATGGTAATAAGGGCACAGAGGCAGCTATTGCAGCAATTAAAATGGCTGTTCTAGGCAACTAA
- a CDS encoding tetratricopeptide repeat protein — MATYKKRGYKPETKAEQQEFDEQESTTAEVFSSLDEGASRSEEWVSKNQNYILGAIGVIAISVLAYLAYNQFVEKPKESNAANEMYYPQQYFDQALVATSQKDSLFTLALEGAEGKYGFLDIIEEYSGTKAANLANYGAGMSYLNMNKYQEAITYLEDFSSDDAILGSLAKGGLGDAFMQLDQPSDALGYYEAAVKHSGNEYTAPKFLYKAGITALEMGEKDKALEFFERIKNDFPKSENASSIDAFIGMAKSAE; from the coding sequence ATGGCAACATATAAGAAAAGAGGATATAAACCTGAAACAAAGGCTGAACAGCAAGAATTTGATGAACAGGAAAGCACAACAGCTGAGGTTTTTAGTTCTTTAGATGAAGGAGCTTCAAGGTCAGAAGAGTGGGTTTCTAAGAATCAGAACTATATTTTAGGTGCCATTGGGGTAATAGCTATCAGTGTTTTGGCATATTTGGCGTACAATCAGTTTGTTGAAAAGCCAAAGGAATCAAATGCGGCAAATGAAATGTATTATCCGCAGCAATATTTTGACCAAGCTTTAGTAGCGACCAGTCAAAAAGATTCATTGTTTACTTTGGCTTTAGAAGGAGCTGAGGGTAAATACGGTTTCTTGGATATCATTGAGGAGTATAGTGGAACTAAAGCTGCAAACTTGGCAAATTACGGAGCAGGTATGTCTTACTTGAATATGAACAAATATCAAGAGGCTATCACTTATTTAGAGGATTTCAGTTCTGACGATGCTATTTTAGGTTCGTTGGCCAAAGGAGGTCTAGGAGATGCTTTTATGCAATTAGACCAACCTTCCGATGCTTTAGGGTATTATGAAGCTGCTGTAAAACATAGCGGTAATGAATATACAGCTCCTAAATTTCTATATAAAGCAGGTATTACTGCATTGGAAATGGGAGAGAAGGATAAGGCTTTGGAGTTTTTTGAAAGAATAAAGAACGATTTTCCAAAATCAGAAAATGCTAGTTCAATAGATGCGTTTATTGGTATGGCTAAAAGTGCTGAATAA
- the recF gene encoding DNA replication/repair protein RecF (All proteins in this family for which functions are known are DNA-binding proteins that assist the filamentation of RecA onto DNA for the initiation of recombination or recombinational repair.) — protein MLLRQLSLINYKNFESKELAFDAKINCFVGANGIGKTNILDAIYHLSFGKSYFNPVSSQNIRHGSDFFVIDGTFEKEGREEKIVCSLKKNNKKIIKRNGKAYERFADHIGLLPLVIISPADRDLIIEGSETRRKFIDGVISQSDKSYLQNLIKYNKVVSQRNALLKYFAANRTFNNDTLAVYNEQMHTYGSEIYKKRTSFLEAFIPIFQEQYKAITGNSEDVSLSYESKLKDYDLLTLLNKNLDKDRALQYTSVGIHKDDLSFEISQYPIKKFGSQGQQKSYLIALKFAQFHFMKSQSGTTPILILDDIFDKLDEHRVSHIITLVNNENFGQIFISDTHADRTESIVKKIHQSYKIFKL, from the coding sequence ATGCTGCTGAGACAATTATCACTGATCAATTATAAAAATTTTGAATCTAAAGAACTTGCTTTTGATGCAAAAATAAATTGTTTTGTAGGCGCTAATGGTATAGGTAAAACAAACATCTTAGACGCTATTTATCATTTGTCTTTTGGAAAAAGTTATTTCAACCCAGTCTCTTCTCAAAACATAAGACATGGGTCAGATTTTTTTGTGATTGACGGTACGTTTGAAAAAGAAGGTAGAGAAGAGAAAATTGTTTGCAGCCTTAAAAAAAACAACAAGAAAATAATTAAACGTAACGGTAAGGCTTATGAACGTTTTGCAGACCATATAGGACTGTTGCCGCTAGTTATCATATCTCCTGCAGACAGGGATTTGATCATTGAAGGAAGCGAAACACGAAGAAAATTCATTGACGGAGTCATTTCCCAATCAGATAAATCGTATTTACAAAACCTCATTAAGTATAATAAGGTTGTTTCTCAAAGAAATGCACTTTTAAAATATTTTGCGGCCAATAGAACTTTCAATAACGATACGTTGGCAGTTTATAATGAGCAAATGCATACTTATGGTTCTGAAATCTATAAAAAAAGAACTTCTTTCCTAGAAGCGTTTATTCCTATTTTTCAAGAACAATACAAAGCTATTACCGGCAATTCTGAAGATGTTTCCCTCTCTTATGAAAGTAAATTAAAAGATTATGATTTGCTTACGCTATTAAACAAAAATCTAGACAAAGACCGCGCCCTACAATATACAAGTGTTGGCATCCACAAGGACGACCTCAGCTTTGAGATCAGCCAATACCCAATCAAAAAATTCGGAAGTCAAGGCCAACAAAAATCATATTTGATTGCCCTAAAGTTTGCTCAATTTCATTTTATGAAATCTCAAAGTGGCACAACACCTATTTTAATTCTTGATGATATTTTTGACAAGCTAGATGAACATAGGGTCTCCCATATCATTACATTGGTGAACAATGAGAATTTTGGGCAAATATTCATTAGTGACACCCACGCCGACCGTACCGAGAGCATTGTTAAAAAAATTCATCAATCCTATAAAATATTTAAATTGTAA
- a CDS encoding lipocalin family protein, with product MIKKLTLILSLFLISCSAKIDKDKLHLLNGYWEIKEVTFVDGAKKEYSINSTVDYIKLNSLSGFRKKVDPKFNGTFETSNDAEAFFIRISNDSIFMKYTNDSNIWEEVLTSLDEKSFSVKNSEGVTYRYNRFEPINITP from the coding sequence ATGATAAAAAAGCTTACTCTTATTCTCTCTCTATTTCTAATTTCTTGCAGTGCTAAAATTGACAAAGACAAATTACACTTGCTAAATGGGTATTGGGAAATAAAAGAAGTTACCTTCGTAGATGGAGCAAAAAAAGAATACTCAATTAATAGCACGGTCGACTATATAAAGTTAAATTCGTTATCAGGATTTAGGAAAAAAGTAGATCCAAAATTTAACGGCACCTTTGAAACCTCAAACGACGCCGAAGCTTTTTTTATTAGAATTTCTAATGACTCTATTTTCATGAAATACACTAACGATTCCAACATATGGGAAGAAGTGTTGACCTCATTAGATGAGAAAAGTTTTTCGGTAAAAAATAGCGAAGGTGTCACCTATAGATATAATAGATTTGAACCTATAAACATAACCCCATAA
- a CDS encoding DUF721 domain-containing protein, with protein sequence MASRGNENTSMKEALSAFIQKNKLEKGIDKVDARAAWAKLMGNGVDNYTTEIELKFGTLYVSLSSSVLREELSLGKSKIVRMINEEIGKEVVKKLILR encoded by the coding sequence ATGGCAAGCAGAGGAAACGAAAATACTTCAATGAAAGAGGCACTTTCTGCATTTATTCAAAAAAATAAATTAGAAAAAGGAATAGACAAAGTCGATGCAAGAGCTGCATGGGCTAAATTAATGGGTAACGGTGTAGACAACTATACTACAGAGATTGAGCTGAAATTTGGCACCTTGTATGTTTCTTTAAGTTCTTCCGTATTGCGCGAAGAGCTAAGCCTAGGCAAATCTAAAATAGTACGAATGATCAATGAAGAAATTGGAAAAGAGGTAGTGAAGAAATTGATACTTAGATAA
- a CDS encoding nucleoside-diphosphate kinase produces the protein MSTNRTFTMIKPDAVENGHIGAILEKITAAGFKIVAMKYTQLSLRDAQEFYGVHRERPFFGELVEFMTRGPIVAAILEKENAVEDFRALIGATNPADAAEGTIRKMFATSIGENAVHGSDSDENAAIEGAFHFAGIEIF, from the coding sequence ATGAGTACGAATAGAACGTTTACAATGATTAAACCAGATGCCGTTGAAAACGGACATATTGGGGCTATTTTAGAAAAAATTACTGCTGCTGGTTTTAAAATCGTAGCGATGAAATATACACAGTTAAGTTTAAGGGATGCACAAGAATTTTATGGTGTGCATAGAGAGCGCCCTTTCTTTGGTGAATTGGTAGAGTTTATGACCAGAGGACCTATTGTAGCTGCAATTTTAGAAAAAGAAAATGCAGTTGAAGACTTTAGAGCTTTGATCGGTGCTACAAACCCTGCTGATGCTGCAGAAGGTACTATACGTAAAATGTTTGCTACTAGTATTGGTGAAAATGCCGTACATGGTTCTGATAGCGACGAAAACGCGGCTATTGAAGGTGCTTTTCACTTTGCAGGAATAGAAATTTTCTAA
- a CDS encoding alkaline phosphatase D family protein, with translation MKKFAFLIWGILLVSCSSKKSLTEKKDFVIAFGSCNRVDLPNLLWDDILNTEPDVWIWGGDNIYADTDDMKALRAMYDQQKNEPGYRKLAQTTDVLGTWDDHDYGLNDGGVEFKAKDASQQEFLNFMNVPESSELRKRKGVYNSKNYVIDGHEVRIILLDTRYFRTPLTPDTETDKRIKPNEYGVGTILGDTQWNWLEKELQNSTADFNIIVSSIQYLSQEHGFEAWGNFPHEVDRLAKLIEDTKPKGVVVLSGDRHISEFSKIKIEGIDYPLIDFTSSGLTHAYKEFSGEPNKYRVGEVVYTESFGILEFDFKAKTVDFKIVGDNGNVLGQLEQVYE, from the coding sequence ATGAAAAAATTTGCTTTTTTAATTTGGGGTATACTGCTCGTTTCTTGTTCGTCTAAAAAGAGTTTAACCGAAAAAAAAGACTTTGTAATTGCATTTGGATCTTGCAATAGGGTTGATTTGCCTAACCTTTTGTGGGATGATATTCTTAATACAGAACCAGATGTATGGATCTGGGGCGGGGATAACATCTATGCAGATACAGATGATATGAAAGCTTTGAGGGCTATGTATGATCAACAAAAGAATGAACCTGGTTATAGAAAACTGGCTCAGACAACAGATGTTTTAGGCACATGGGACGATCATGATTATGGGTTGAATGACGGAGGTGTTGAGTTTAAGGCTAAAGATGCCAGCCAGCAAGAGTTTTTGAATTTTATGAACGTACCTGAGAGTAGCGAGTTGCGAAAACGAAAAGGGGTATATAATTCCAAAAATTATGTAATTGATGGTCATGAGGTCCGTATTATACTTTTAGATACAAGATATTTTAGAACACCACTTACACCAGATACCGAAACGGACAAGAGAATTAAACCAAATGAGTATGGTGTAGGTACTATTTTAGGTGATACACAATGGAACTGGCTAGAAAAGGAGTTGCAAAACTCTACTGCGGACTTCAACATTATTGTAAGTAGTATTCAATATCTATCTCAGGAACATGGTTTTGAGGCATGGGGGAATTTTCCGCATGAAGTGGATAGGCTGGCAAAATTAATAGAGGATACTAAGCCTAAAGGTGTTGTTGTGTTATCTGGAGACCGCCATATTTCTGAATTTTCAAAAATCAAAATAGAGGGTATAGATTATCCTTTAATTGATTTTACCAGTAGTGGGCTCACTCATGCGTATAAGGAATTTTCTGGTGAACCTAATAAATACAGAGTTGGAGAGGTAGTTTATACCGAAAGTTTCGGAATATTGGAATTTGATTTTAAGGCTAAAACGGTTGATTTTAAAATAGTTGGTGATAACGGAAATGTGTTAGGGCAATTAGAACAAGTCTATGAATAG
- a CDS encoding DHH family phosphoesterase, with protein sequence MNLEHLNALKKLLSSPKKIAIIPHKNPDGDAIGSTLALWHYLSNNGHSATIVAPNDFPKFLKWMPGAQQILNFERENSQSKTVINEADIVFTLDFNHLGRVGQMSEILESAQATFVMVDHHQEPSDYASIMYSDVSMSSTCEMVYVLINQLGDENSINPDMANCIYTGIMTDTGSFKFAATTSNTHRVVADLMDKGAEGTEIHHRIYDTNSPSRLHLLGCALKNMVILNEYATAYITLSQEELDKYNYQKGDTEGFVNYGLTLDGIKFAVIFIENKEEGIFKISFRSVGDFSVNDFARKHFNGGGHTNAAGGRSEDNIADTIAKFTALLPLYKNQLQS encoded by the coding sequence ATGAATTTAGAGCACTTGAACGCCCTTAAAAAGCTACTTTCATCACCAAAGAAAATAGCTATTATACCACATAAAAATCCTGATGGTGATGCCATTGGATCTACATTGGCACTTTGGCACTATTTATCCAACAATGGTCATTCAGCAACTATTGTAGCGCCCAACGATTTTCCGAAATTTTTAAAATGGATGCCCGGGGCACAACAGATATTAAATTTTGAAAGAGAAAATTCTCAATCCAAGACAGTAATCAACGAAGCGGATATAGTTTTCACACTAGACTTTAACCACTTAGGTCGCGTTGGTCAAATGAGTGAAATTTTAGAGTCGGCGCAGGCTACTTTTGTGATGGTAGACCACCACCAAGAACCTTCTGACTATGCCAGTATCATGTATTCTGATGTAAGCATGAGCTCTACCTGTGAAATGGTATATGTACTCATTAATCAACTAGGTGATGAAAATAGTATTAACCCAGATATGGCAAACTGTATCTATACGGGAATTATGACAGATACTGGTTCGTTTAAATTTGCAGCAACCACAAGTAATACACATAGAGTTGTAGCAGACCTTATGGACAAGGGTGCTGAAGGCACAGAAATTCATCATCGAATTTATGACACCAATTCCCCAAGCCGACTACATTTATTAGGTTGTGCGTTAAAGAATATGGTCATTTTAAACGAATATGCTACGGCCTATATAACTTTGAGCCAAGAAGAACTGGACAAATACAATTACCAAAAAGGAGATACAGAAGGTTTTGTAAATTACGGTTTAACCTTAGACGGTATTAAATTTGCCGTAATTTTTATTGAGAATAAAGAAGAAGGAATTTTTAAAATTTCTTTTAGGTCCGTTGGCGATTTTTCTGTCAACGACTTTGCAAGAAAACATTTTAATGGTGGCGGGCACACAAACGCCGCAGGAGGCAGAAGTGAAGACAATATAGCAGATACCATTGCCAAATTTACCGCGTTATTACCATTGTATAAGAATCAATTACAATCATGA
- the gldI gene encoding gliding motility-associated peptidyl-prolyl isomerase GldI: MRILSILLLAVLFSCCDGPEPRKPVQTKSGSFFKASIERSRKLLEAEEKKIQAIIELDSLKHYDHSKSGSWYHYLTVNETSDYTPKTDDLVVFTYDILTLDNDTIYSKEDIGVVNYKVDKQELFLGLRDAVKMLKEKERATFLFPSSIAFGYHGDENKIGSNVPLKSTVTILQIEKQQENTVN; encoded by the coding sequence ATGAGAATATTATCTATTCTATTATTAGCTGTACTATTTAGCTGTTGTGATGGTCCTGAACCAAGAAAACCGGTACAGACCAAAAGCGGAAGCTTCTTTAAGGCATCTATAGAACGAAGCCGAAAGTTGCTAGAAGCCGAAGAAAAGAAAATTCAGGCGATTATCGAGTTAGATTCATTAAAACATTATGATCATAGCAAATCTGGCTCGTGGTATCATTATTTAACAGTAAATGAAACAAGTGACTACACACCTAAAACGGACGATTTGGTTGTATTTACTTATGATATATTAACATTGGACAATGACACCATATACTCTAAGGAAGATATTGGTGTTGTTAATTACAAGGTAGATAAACAAGAATTGTTCCTTGGCTTACGTGATGCCGTTAAAATGCTGAAAGAAAAGGAGCGCGCCACGTTTTTGTTTCCTTCCTCCATAGCCTTTGGTTATCATGGCGATGAAAATAAAATTGGCAGTAACGTTCCCCTTAAGTCTACCGTAACAATTTTACAAATAGAAAAACAACAAGAAAATACAGTAAATTAA
- a CDS encoding peptidylprolyl isomerase — protein sequence MKKMYLLAVIGLIMTSCKTSKRADLGDGLFADIKTSKGDIIVRLEQEKTPVTVANFVSLAEGTNTFVSEEYKDKKYYDGLTFHRVMKDFMIQGGDPLGQGTGNPGYKFMDEFNDSLVHDRKGILSMANSGPATNGSQFFITHKETPWLNNKHSVFGEVVEGMDVVDSIANVPVGAGNKPVEPVIMNTIEIIRNGKEARKFDAVQIMTDYFDGEEDRLAAIEKEKAEKLAAVQKIKDEFAASIDAQKSKAKTLPSGLKVLTLENGTGEKPAIGNKVNVMYAGYLMDGTLFDSNYQEIAEKYGAFDERRLQGGGYMPVPMDYSPESRLIAGFREGLLTMKVGDKVRLFIPSHLGYGEQGGGPIPPNADLIFDLEITGLTE from the coding sequence ATTAAAAAAATGTATTTGCTTGCAGTTATCGGTTTAATTATGACCAGCTGTAAGACTAGCAAAAGAGCAGACTTAGGTGACGGTTTATTCGCCGATATCAAAACCTCTAAGGGCGATATCATTGTTCGCCTAGAGCAAGAGAAAACACCCGTTACCGTCGCAAACTTTGTTTCTTTGGCAGAGGGTACAAATACTTTTGTGAGCGAAGAGTACAAAGACAAAAAGTATTATGACGGTTTAACCTTCCATAGGGTCATGAAAGACTTTATGATTCAAGGTGGCGACCCATTAGGTCAAGGTACCGGAAACCCTGGGTATAAATTCATGGACGAGTTCAATGATTCTTTGGTACATGACAGAAAAGGTATTTTGTCTATGGCAAATTCAGGACCTGCAACAAATGGTAGTCAATTCTTCATTACACATAAAGAAACACCTTGGTTAAACAACAAGCATTCTGTTTTTGGTGAGGTCGTGGAAGGTATGGACGTCGTGGATTCAATTGCCAATGTACCTGTAGGAGCAGGCAACAAACCGGTAGAACCGGTTATTATGAATACTATAGAAATAATTCGCAATGGCAAAGAAGCTCGTAAGTTCGATGCTGTACAGATTATGACCGATTATTTTGATGGTGAAGAAGATAGACTGGCCGCCATAGAAAAAGAAAAAGCTGAGAAATTAGCTGCAGTGCAAAAAATAAAAGATGAGTTTGCAGCATCAATAGATGCTCAAAAATCAAAAGCTAAAACGTTGCCATCCGGACTTAAGGTATTGACTTTAGAAAACGGTACCGGAGAAAAGCCAGCAATTGGTAATAAAGTCAATGTTATGTATGCCGGGTATTTAATGGATGGTACCTTATTTGACAGTAACTATCAAGAAATAGCAGAAAAATATGGTGCTTTCGATGAAAGAAGATTGCAAGGTGGTGGCTACATGCCGGTACCAATGGACTATTCTCCTGAATCTCGTTTAATTGCGGGCTTTAGAGAAGGTCTTTTAACCATGAAGGTTGGTGATAAAGTACGTTTATTTATTCCGTCTCATTTAGGCTACGGTGAACAAGGTGGCGGACCAATACCGCCAAATGCAGATTTGATCTTTGATCTTGAAATAACAGGTTTAACGGAGTAA